The following are encoded in a window of Streptomyces sp. 11x1 genomic DNA:
- a CDS encoding carboxyl transferase domain-containing protein: MSAQMNSRSHSARDAIALLTDDFAQLPSPHGVAAPDGPLGWPGYDASRARAAERTGEEESVVWGRAAVGTAQAVLISFEFGFLGGSLGERTGDRLEAAHVYAREHRLPVVSLIATGGSRMQEGMRALTQLQRVARQSALTGEAGLPQIAVLRDPTTGGGWAALGAAADIVLALPDAQVGFAGSRVRPPDADPTAYTAEAQLAAGSIDAVVPPTDLRDTLSLWLTLLTTPSTEPAPPPPALPPDGLPPNAAPHEDRRPSKGAGNGAPSPHEPTAARQPNPPPQQAPLPALPTTGWDAVQRARSPHRPRAEAYLDAYFTRRAPLRGDRAGGTDPGMLCGFGEHEGRTVAYAAQCGTPTRPAGYRTAARLIRLADRLGIPVLTLIDTPGAANDADAEREGAGPAIAALFTTVATARTPVTTLLIGEGGSGGALALAAPTDTWATPDSYFSVIAPELAAAILKRPGDQVRATADELRLRPQDLVELGVVRGTVTPATTPATTTATTPAPD; encoded by the coding sequence ATGAGTGCACAGATGAACAGCCGAAGCCACTCGGCCCGAGACGCCATCGCCCTCCTGACGGACGACTTCGCTCAACTCCCCTCCCCGCACGGGGTCGCAGCCCCCGACGGCCCCCTCGGCTGGCCCGGTTACGACGCCTCCCGTGCCCGCGCCGCCGAGCGCACCGGGGAGGAGGAGTCGGTGGTGTGGGGGCGGGCGGCCGTCGGAACCGCACAAGCGGTCCTGATCTCCTTCGAGTTCGGCTTCCTCGGCGGCTCCCTCGGCGAACGCACCGGCGACCGCCTGGAAGCGGCCCACGTGTATGCCCGCGAGCACCGTCTCCCGGTCGTCTCCCTGATCGCGACCGGTGGCAGCCGTATGCAGGAGGGCATGCGCGCTCTCACCCAACTCCAGCGTGTGGCACGCCAGTCGGCGCTGACGGGCGAGGCGGGGCTGCCGCAGATCGCGGTCCTCCGCGATCCCACGACGGGCGGCGGCTGGGCCGCCCTCGGCGCCGCTGCCGACATCGTCCTGGCCCTCCCGGACGCCCAGGTGGGCTTCGCCGGTTCCCGCGTCCGCCCCCCGGACGCGGACCCGACGGCGTACACGGCGGAGGCCCAGCTCGCGGCGGGCTCGATCGACGCGGTGGTCCCCCCGACCGACCTGCGCGACACGCTGTCCCTCTGGCTGACCCTCCTGACCACCCCGTCCACAGAACCAGCGCCCCCACCCCCCGCCCTCCCACCCGACGGCCTCCCACCGAACGCCGCCCCTCACGAGGACCGCAGGCCCTCGAAGGGCGCGGGGAACGGCGCGCCCAGCCCCCACGAACCGACAGCCGCCAGGCAACCGAACCCCCCACCCCAACAGGCGCCCCTCCCCGCCCTCCCCACCACAGGCTGGGACGCCGTACAACGCGCCCGCTCCCCCCACCGCCCCCGAGCCGAGGCCTATCTGGACGCCTACTTCACCCGCCGCGCCCCCCTGCGAGGGGACCGCGCCGGCGGCACCGACCCCGGCATGCTGTGCGGCTTCGGCGAACACGAGGGCCGGACCGTCGCCTACGCGGCCCAGTGCGGTACCCCGACCCGCCCGGCGGGCTACCGCACCGCCGCCCGCCTCATCCGCCTCGCCGACCGCCTCGGCATCCCCGTCCTGACCCTGATCGACACCCCCGGCGCCGCGAACGACGCCGACGCCGAACGCGAGGGCGCGGGCCCCGCCATCGCCGCCCTCTTCACCACCGTCGCCACCGCCCGCACCCCCGTCACCACCCTCCTCATCGGCGAGGGCGGCTCCGGCGGCGCCCTCGCCCTAGCCGCCCCCACCGACACCTGGGCCACCCCCGACTCCTACTTCTCGGTGATCGCCCCGGAACTGGCGGCCGCGATCCTCAAACGCCCGGGGGACCAGGTGCGGGCCACGGCCGACGAACTCCGCCTACGACCGCAGGACCTGGTGGAACTCGGCGTCGTACGCGGAACAGTCACCCCCGCGACGACACCCGCGACAACCACAGCGACAACACCCGCACCCGACTGA